A genomic window from Pseudomonadota bacterium includes:
- a CDS encoding ABA4-like family protein, giving the protein MPPTTPEMAFNLANPTALLGWIVLIVWLFLPAAWQRRSRYIGLALPLALSLLYAAAVGVYFSDSVGGFDSLEDVMLLFTQPGMVLAGWVHYLAFDLFVGWCIAQDAVQRRVSRWFVVPCFGFTFMLGPVGLLLYTAARVATQINAHPMEAAA; this is encoded by the coding sequence GCGTTCAACCTCGCCAACCCGACGGCCCTGTTGGGCTGGATCGTGTTGATCGTCTGGTTGTTCCTGCCTGCCGCCTGGCAACGCCGCAGCCGCTACATCGGCCTCGCGTTGCCACTCGCCTTGAGCCTGCTCTACGCCGCCGCGGTTGGCGTGTATTTCAGCGACAGCGTGGGCGGGTTCGACTCACTCGAGGACGTGATGTTGCTCTTCACCCAACCGGGCATGGTGCTCGCGGGCTGGGTCCACTACCTCGCCTTCGATCTTTTCGTCGGCTGGTGCATCGCGCAGGACGCGGTGCAGCGGCGGGTGTCCCGCTGGTTCGTGGTTCCCTGCTTCGGCTTCACCTTCATGCTCGGCCCGGTGGGCTTGCTGCTCTACACCGCGGCCCGCGTGGCCACACAGATCAACGCCCACCCCATGGAAGCTGCCGCATGA